One genomic segment of Styela clava chromosome 3, kaStyClav1.hap1.2, whole genome shotgun sequence includes these proteins:
- the LOC120342406 gene encoding uncharacterized protein LOC120342406 isoform X2 has protein sequence MFSKIVILVILWKIACPDVIPVLDTFIMTGPDVMKDKVSTLYSGNYALTYFHEEKDNVSFYQAQSLCTVWRQGARLVVIEEKYVNEAVGDLLAFWAFPAAWIGGTDIHHDGYWTWIDGTPIDVNYTNWKHDEPNGGIDENCLAINHYGTPHLPPMTWFDAPCDEKKGYICQIDMRKALTSDFTASVIFSDELPSEGNRTMSYWDAVKSCQSEGRLVEIDHVRIFEAIRRKSKRSDSTVYWIGGKNSFSNSSNKCLGLGYNGWDEYDCNSSLHYVCESILPHELKIENERPIIAVTGNLRIKCSASGYPTPEVRWGRYERIIEENTDHSLHQILENGASTLVLNNAVLDDTGRYRCHATNYFNGTEHTVKGFLDLSVLPYGVYPSTIPTLHPDQNHQHFSSLKQYQDESPSFTTPSISSTPSSSDLKSENTSHISIGTSKTKSLKTTSTDCQTNMFLLVLCFILGVLWLILLGYVIYKL, from the exons ATGTTTAGCAAGATAGTTATATTAGTGATTTTGTGGAAGATAGCTTGTCCAGATGTTATTCCAGTACTTGACACGTTTATAATGACTGGTCCAG ATGTGATGAAAGATAAGGTTTCAACGTTATATTCTGGAAACTATGCTTTGACTTATTTTCATGAAGAGAAAGACAACGTATCGTTCTATCAAGCACAGTCTCTTTGTACAGTTTGGAGACAGGGAGCTCGTCTCGTCGTCATTGAGGAAAAATATGTGAACGAAGCTGTGGGAGACCTTCTTGCATTCTG GGCTTTTCCCGCGGCTTGGATCGGTGGAACCGACATCCACCATGATGGTTATTGGACATGGATAGATGGAACTCCTATAGATGTGAACTATACTAACTG GAAACACGACGAACCGAACGGAGGAATTGACGAAAATTGTCTCGCTATTAACCATTATGGTACTCCACACTTACCTCCCATGACATGGTTTGATGCACCTTGCGACGAGAAGAAGGGATATATCTGTCAAATTG ATATGCGAAAAGCTTTAACCTCGGATTTCACGGCCTCGGTGATCTTCAGTGATGAGCTTCCCTCCGAGGGCAACCGGACGATGTCGTACTGGGATGCGGTTAAAAGTTGTCAGAGTGAAGGAAGGCTTGTTGAAATTGACCACGTTCGTATATTTGAGGCAATTCGACGGAAATCTAAAAG ATCTGACTCTACCGTATACTGGATAGGCGGGAAAAACTCATTCAGCAATTCTTCAAATAAATGTTTGGGGTTGGGATACAACGGCTGGGATGAATACGACTGTAATTCTTCATTGCATTACGTGTGCGAATCGA TACTACCTCACGAGTTGAAGATAGAAAACGAACGACCGATCATTGCAGTTACTGGCAACCTCCGTATTAAATGTTCCGCGTCTGGTTACCCTACACCAGAAGTTAGATGGGGAAGGTATGAACGAATAATTGAAGAAAACACAGACCACAGCTTGCATCAAATTCTCGAAAAT ggTGCCTCTACTCTTGTTCTAAATAACGCCGTGTTAGATGACACCGGTAGATATCGTTGTCACGCTACTAATTATTTCAATGGAACTGAACATACAGTGAAAGGATTTCTGGATCTTTCAG tACTGCCGTATGGTGTATATCCGAGCACAATCCCAACATTACATCCAGATCAGAATCATCAGCATTTTTCTAGTTTAAAGCAATATCAGGATGAATC TCCTTCATTCACTACGCCCTCCATTTCAAGCACACCATCATCATCTGATTTAAAATCAGAAAACACTAGTCATATATCTATTGgaacatcaaaaacaaaaagtcTCAAGACAACTTCAACAG ATTGTCAGACCAACATGTTTTTACTTGTATTGTGTTTTATACTTGGAGTGCTTTGGTTGATATTATTGGGATACGTCATTTATAAATTGTAA
- the LOC120342406 gene encoding uncharacterized protein LOC120342406 isoform X1 produces MFSKIVILVILWKIACPDVIPVLDTFIMTGPDVMKDKVSTLYSGNYALTYFHEEKDNVSFYQAQSLCTVWRQGARLVVIEEKYVNEAVGDLLAFWAFPAAWIGGTDIHHDGYWTWIDGTPIDVNYTNWKHDEPNGGIDENCLAINHYGTPHLPPMTWFDAPCDEKKGYICQIDMRKALTSDFTASVIFSDELPSEGNRTMSYWDAVKSCQSEGRLVEIDHVRIFEAIRRKSKRSDSTVYWIGGKNSFSNSSNKCLGLGYNGWDEYDCNSSLHYVCESILPHELKIENERPIIAVTGNLRIKCSASGYPTPEVRWGRYERIIEENTDHSLHQILENGASTLVLNNAVLDDTGRYRCHATNYFNGTEHTVKGFLDLSVLPYGVYPSTIPTLHPDQNHQHFSSLKQYQDESSPSFTTPSISSTPSSSDLKSENTSHISIGTSKTKSLKTTSTDCQTNMFLLVLCFILGVLWLILLGYVIYKL; encoded by the exons ATGTTTAGCAAGATAGTTATATTAGTGATTTTGTGGAAGATAGCTTGTCCAGATGTTATTCCAGTACTTGACACGTTTATAATGACTGGTCCAG ATGTGATGAAAGATAAGGTTTCAACGTTATATTCTGGAAACTATGCTTTGACTTATTTTCATGAAGAGAAAGACAACGTATCGTTCTATCAAGCACAGTCTCTTTGTACAGTTTGGAGACAGGGAGCTCGTCTCGTCGTCATTGAGGAAAAATATGTGAACGAAGCTGTGGGAGACCTTCTTGCATTCTG GGCTTTTCCCGCGGCTTGGATCGGTGGAACCGACATCCACCATGATGGTTATTGGACATGGATAGATGGAACTCCTATAGATGTGAACTATACTAACTG GAAACACGACGAACCGAACGGAGGAATTGACGAAAATTGTCTCGCTATTAACCATTATGGTACTCCACACTTACCTCCCATGACATGGTTTGATGCACCTTGCGACGAGAAGAAGGGATATATCTGTCAAATTG ATATGCGAAAAGCTTTAACCTCGGATTTCACGGCCTCGGTGATCTTCAGTGATGAGCTTCCCTCCGAGGGCAACCGGACGATGTCGTACTGGGATGCGGTTAAAAGTTGTCAGAGTGAAGGAAGGCTTGTTGAAATTGACCACGTTCGTATATTTGAGGCAATTCGACGGAAATCTAAAAG ATCTGACTCTACCGTATACTGGATAGGCGGGAAAAACTCATTCAGCAATTCTTCAAATAAATGTTTGGGGTTGGGATACAACGGCTGGGATGAATACGACTGTAATTCTTCATTGCATTACGTGTGCGAATCGA TACTACCTCACGAGTTGAAGATAGAAAACGAACGACCGATCATTGCAGTTACTGGCAACCTCCGTATTAAATGTTCCGCGTCTGGTTACCCTACACCAGAAGTTAGATGGGGAAGGTATGAACGAATAATTGAAGAAAACACAGACCACAGCTTGCATCAAATTCTCGAAAAT ggTGCCTCTACTCTTGTTCTAAATAACGCCGTGTTAGATGACACCGGTAGATATCGTTGTCACGCTACTAATTATTTCAATGGAACTGAACATACAGTGAAAGGATTTCTGGATCTTTCAG tACTGCCGTATGGTGTATATCCGAGCACAATCCCAACATTACATCCAGATCAGAATCATCAGCATTTTTCTAGTTTAAAGCAATATCAGGATGAATC TAGTCCTTCATTCACTACGCCCTCCATTTCAAGCACACCATCATCATCTGATTTAAAATCAGAAAACACTAGTCATATATCTATTGgaacatcaaaaacaaaaagtcTCAAGACAACTTCAACAG ATTGTCAGACCAACATGTTTTTACTTGTATTGTGTTTTATACTTGGAGTGCTTTGGTTGATATTATTGGGATACGTCATTTATAAATTGTAA